The following is a genomic window from Bacillus sp. FJAT-52991.
CCTTCAAATGAATGACAATACCTCCAGCCAGACGTTGGCACAAGTCCGTTTTCTCACCTGAAGCAATCACCTTTCCATGATCTAAAATGACAATCCGTTCACATAAATAATCGACTTCCTCCATGTAATGACTCGTGTAAACGACCGTCATTCCTTTTTCATTCAGTTTTTTGACCGTTTCTAAAATATGATTTCGAGACTGCGGATCAATCCCCACGGTCGGCTCATCCATAATGAGTAGTTCCGGTTCATGCATAAGGGCTGCCCCAATGTTAATGCGACGTTTCATTCCCCCGGAAAATGTTTCGATTTTATCCTTTCCTCGCTCTGTTAAGCCGACAATATCAAGAACTTCTTCCGCTTTCCGTTTCGCATCTTTTCCTGTTAGTCCGTACATTTTCCCCCAGAAAACAAGATTGTCTTTGGCGGACATCGTCGGATAAAGAGCGATATCTTGAGGAACAACGCCAATTTTCTTCCTAACAGTCATCGGCTCTTTGGAAACGGAGCACCCTCCAACTTGAATATCACCTTGGTCCATTGGAATTAACCCACAAATCATACCAATTAACGTCGACTTTCCAGCCCCATTCGGACCTAGCAAACCAAAGGATTCTCCCTTTTTCACTTGAAATGAAACATCAGAAATGACTTTTTTATCACCAAAGCTCTTCTTGACATTCGCAATATGTAACATGGCTAACCCCCATCTCCTTTTGATACATTAAGCGTAATCGATTTCATTCTTCGTTCCATCTTCCAGAAGGTAGAATTTTCCGCATAAAAAAAGCGACCGTCTATGTCGCTTTTCATGTTCCAGTATGTAAAAAGTCATGTATGAAATGTGACGAGTCCAGATCGAATAGCCAAAACCACCGCTTGTGTACGATCACGCAATTCGAGCTTTTGAATAATATTGGAGACGTGGTTCTTTACCGTCCCCTCTGTAATCACTAACGCGTCGGCAATTTCTTTATTATTTTTTCCTAAGCCTAGTTCCTTTAACACTTCAGTTTCACGCTCAGTCAATTCTTTCATTTGTTGAGGTGTGTCAACCGTTTCTTTCTCGTGATCTACTCGTCTTTGTCGAAGAGCCGCTAGCATCGGCTTAGTGAAATCTTGCGGCAACACAATTCCACCTTGATGAACAGTCATCATCGCCTGCACGATCGCATCAGTGGGCATATCTTTCAACAAATACCCGCTCGCTCCTTC
Proteins encoded in this region:
- a CDS encoding ABC transporter ATP-binding protein yields the protein MLHIANVKKSFGDKKVISDVSFQVKKGESFGLLGPNGAGKSTLIGMICGLIPMDQGDIQVGGCSVSKEPMTVRKKIGVVPQDIALYPTMSAKDNLVFWGKMYGLTGKDAKRKAEEVLDIVGLTERGKDKIETFSGGMKRRINIGAALMHEPELLIMDEPTVGIDPQSRNHILETVKKLNEKGMTVVYTSHYMEEVDYLCERIVILDHGKVIASGEKTDLCQRLAGGIVIHLKVDQLFDDYIAQLQAVEGVKRVDVKEENSLDLFVMNKELLGELVSVSTLKGIQVLSIHVNEPNLETLFLQLTGRSLRD